The sequence AGCTCCTCATGATTTAGCAACTACCTAGTCTTCCAGTATCTTCACCTTGGTGAAGTTTCACCACCATAccacctccccaccacccccacaccACCAATTTTGTACTTCTTGTCTCATTCTATGGAACCACTTGCCATTTCTCCAGAATGGTTTAAGATGTCTCTGTCATGTTTCTAGACCTTCATTCACATGTTCCCTGATCAAGAAGTCTATATCCCCTCCCAACCTGTATAACTCACTCCTAACAGGACTGTGTTTGAGGGCATTGTAGACTAATATCACCACTACCTAAGCTTTGCACAGTAGTCTGCACTTTAAAGGCACATCAATTCATTCAATCCCAACATGTTAACATGCATTGGAGGAATACTGCAGTTAGGAGCCAGGTCTCCCCTCTCCTGGTCTAGGTCAGGGCTCTTTCAGTAAGATCATGTCACAAACATGTGAATCCATCAGTGATGAATTTAGGATGAAACTTATTTTctcttataaacaaataaatagaaaaaaatttttttctcttacctcCAGAAAGGTCCATCTTATTGCTCTGTACATTTTCCTCTGGTGAGTCTCTCTGAAGAAAAAACAGCATGTTAACAGATCTTAACTGATCAATCAATTTGATCTCAACTGATCAAAAGGAAGAATTTTACGGGGTTTCATTATCTGTGAAATTCAAGTGCATCATAAGGCATTTTCATTGCCTAATGTTTTTAAGTAAGGCATGTAATCACATTTTTAGCTGAAATCATAACAGTAAAGGTCTGAAAGCCAATTTTACTCTAACTTCAGGCATATTCATAAGATCTcaaaaacaaagtagaattttgaggaaaacaaaaaaaatggaatcggGATAAATTATGCACCACCATTAAAATGGGAGGGGGCTGCTAAGAAAACATACTTACCGAAAAACTGATATTTGAAAACTGCTTAACAAACGGATTTATCCACGcttcttcttgtttgtttccaCCTTTCATCATTCcctttgtaaaataaaagagTAGAAAAGATGCCATGGCCATCTCTATTTATCTGGGTATAGTGATGGATTAATAAAACTTCAAGACAATTCCCAACTCTCATTTTTAGCCAATCATTTCTCCTCCAACCAACTCTTATCAGAGTTGTTAACAATTAAAAATCAGCTGATTTGATTTTTCAACTTCCTTTGCTCCAGTCCTCTGGTATAGCTGTAATGCACAGAGAAATCTCTAAGGCAAGCAGTcagaaggaaaagacagaagCAAAGGCATCAgtgaccaagaaaaagaaaaaagtggccTCCGAATAATGGTGAACTATCAAGCAGTTCACAACTTACAAATGCACTGTAttgtataaaattaattataatttggATTTTTGGAATTCTCACACCAAACCAAAGTAAAAATTAGTGATTAGGTTCTCAGGTTAGTCCAAAGAAGCCAATTTAACCCATAATTTGACTATGCAATGTGCACTGTACTGAAAAAATACCATGTGTTTCCAcatgaaaagcattttaaaatttcaatttgtgTTGCCAAGAACCCAACACACCCAGCAGTGGTTGACGCTGGATAGCCTCCCGCTTAGTAGCGTTGGCTTTCTGTGGCTGGCTGAGGTATGGTTCAAAAACTACACTGATGTGTGAGTTGTGAGAATAAAGGGTCCGTGATCAGCAGTGCGGTAAGCAGGGGGCTGGAAGCCGTAGCGCCCTAGGTCTCCCATTTACGTGAAGATCACAGGACCATTCTCAGTCTGTTGCCTTAATTTCCCTTTCCCACTGCTACCACCTGTTCCTTCTGACTGTGGAAGAGAACACAGCTTCATAATCTCCCCCAAATGCAGGTCTCTGAAGCAAGCGCCTAACCCTCTCTGAGGTTTCTGAAGTCGCCTTTGACTACTTTTCCTccttcatccccacccccatATCTACCCTGTTGACAAGTCCTTCTGTCCCTTTTATTCTGAAATGTCTTTCAAATTAGTCCTTGCCACTATATGAATGATATTCACTGTTTCCCAACTCAAGCCCTCCTTTCTAACTTGAATGCGATCCCTAATTGAGATCCCTAACTCTGAACATTCCTCTGCTCCAATTTATGTTTCATATTACAATTGGttagctttctttaaaaatataaataatttaaaaaactccACTGATGTTGCCTTCATTGGCTCCATATTTTACacaaaataaagttcaaattctTTGGCACCGTACTGAAAACAGTTTACAGTCCGTCCTTAATCTAACTACAGAGCCAGATCTCTTGTCACTTCTAGAAATTCCACATTTAATTATGTCAGGCTACTATTTTCCTTAGAACATTCCACCCCCACACATCTTCCAGACTCAAGCTGACACTCTTATAAAGTTCTCCTAATGTCCCATATTAGACTAGGAGCTCCTTAAAGGTCTAGCTCATATCTTAGTGTATTTGAATCCCCAGCACcaagcacagtacctggcacacagcagaggctaaataaatgtttgcagttGCTTTCTAAAGATTTTTACTAGtagaaacaaaggagaaagagTAAAAAGGCTACacaccctttcccttctcctttttttGCCACTCAGACCCTGTAAGGAAAGACAAAGtcacaaaacagcatggtccagTGGGAAGAACACAGGGTTTGGAATTGGAAGACCTAAACTTAAATCCttgctctgtcacttactagttatgcaactttgggcaagtcaccacCTTTTCCAGTCTCAAATTCCTCATCTGTATCCTATCTTAGAGggttatgaggatcaaatgatTTATGTAAAACATGTAAAAGCACTTCATAAACTATATGGTGAGGCAACAGGCAAATTCagccaaatgaaaaaaatttttaatgaaaatggcAGGTCCTAGACTTAGAATCCCTTGGCAGTCCAGCTCCCACTGCATCTTGTCTTCTAAGGTCCCTCAAAAGGTAATCATTCTTAAATAAGGTGGGGAGGAcatattagaatcacttgggggaCTGGGCACATATTTGGAAAACAGTCCCCAGGAGAATGAGACACCAGACCCCAATACCAGCTCTAAACCCTCCCCAAAGTGGCTCTGCATCAGAGACACTTGGGGAGCTTGCTTAGGACAAGAAACTTGGTCCAATTTCCAAAACTTCAGTAGACCTGGGGTACAGGAagctgtatttttaacaaatgccACATGATTCTGATGTATAACCAGGTTTGGGAATACTATTTGACTGTATATACAAGCAAAATCAAGTATGGCCCATTCCTAGGGATTTTTGTCACAGGACCCTTTGGGATGGGGAAGGACAAAGATGGCAGATGAGTAAGGAGGATGGTGACTCTAAGTAAAGGGGGTTGGGGCTCCAGGTGAGGAGGTGGGATGGGAGATGAACTGGCAGTGGGATGGAAAGAGTCAACATGGAGATTTGCCCTTCTCTTCATCCTCACCACTGCAGACGCCACCCCGGGGGCGAGGGGCTGTCCCAGGCAGCActggtggagggggaggaggagagaaatcCCAAGCTGTAGCAGTGGGGAGAAAGGAAGTTCCTGTGGTCTCACGTTCTTCTAGGTGGCTGCCCATACAAGAGGCTATAACTAAGTTGGGGACTGCCTGGACTGTACTGATTGCCATAAATGGGCAGGCAGAAGATTAATTTTCTGTGGGTAAACTACCTTTGGAATTTAAAGTTTCAAGGGCTTTGCCCTTGAAATGTTTACCTTCGATgacattttctttgtatatgGTGGCCAATTTAAAGATGAGTTAAGCTCTTGAGATGAATTACTATTCCACATTCCAATCTCtacatcctcctcctcttcccagccaGTGGGGCGATTTCCAGGCAACGGCATGTCATCACCACACCAGCCATCTTGCATAGATTTTGGCCCTGATTGTGGATTTATGATACAAAGAGaaacatactttaaataaaacaattcttTCTGGAGGCAAGCATACATTAAAAAGCAGGGAAGGAGACCTAGAGAAACAAAACACACTTTGATTTCCCTTCCCAAATGTGCATAGTAGGAATACATGTTTTATAGTGAGTTAAAAGTTCCATtagaaaagaatttatttttattaaaaaattcagtgaaatGTCTCCCATGCCTTTACAAATCAGACGGTTCCTAAACACGGACAATGGTAGCACTCTTGTTCATACCCACTTAACAATTTGAATAAATGAGGCACAAGACAAAGAAGATGGATGGAATTTGAAATAAtcaattttgatatatattttccaGAAGAGCAGCCAAAGAGCATTGGAAGTCATAAACAGAAAGCACTGTATCTCCACACACAGCCTTTGGGATTCCTGTGGAGTATCCTATACACAACCTACGGGTTAGTGACAGTGTTGGTCTGAATCGCAGGGTCCTTTCTGAACTATGCTAattatcctgtatattttttaggGAATCATCTGACAGTCCAGATATGTGTTGCCATGTTAAGCTATTCAGTCTCTCAGGTTTGATGGCATGAAAGTTGCTAGACTATTTCCAGATAATCTGAtttagtaaaatataatttagattTGGTGAAGTATATGCAAATCATTAATAGCTGCAGTTCtaagaataatgagaaaaaaaggaaaattcagaaaGATAAAAGAGCAAACCCTGCTAAAAATTCATTGTCAAATAGTGAATATCATGTAGTATGTCAAATTATATGGATACATTACCAATAACAGAGACATTATCTAATTATTTAATTATGGTCAGTGAGTAATCACCACTGCTACAAAACAGCTACCAGGGATAATCAATAACTTACCAGATTTGCTTAACGCTTGTGGACCAACAGAGCTGGAGCCCCACGTGGATGTGTTGGAAGCCGCAGCAATGGGTTCCCCCCAGCTGGGACCACTGTCTATGGGTTTACCCCATGCTGAAGTACCATTATCCACAGTTGTGGCTGGAGTAGAAGGCTCCCCCCAGGGCTCACCCCAGCCTTTAGAAAGTGTGGGAAAAGAAGTCATCAGCATAGACGGTAAGGAGGTGCAGAGGAATAAGGGACAATAAAGAACACTTAGGGAACCAAGAACGAAGAACTTTAGGTTTATGTACTGAATGGTGGTGCTGTGACAGGCAAAAAAGATGGCATCTATTTTAAGAAGACAAACCATTgcttattaatataatttaactACATGCTGTGAGTATTTTTTCAATTGCTTCTTTCAAAATTGCCCTCTGGggctataacaaattattttgaataacCTTAATTATGGCAAATCATCCTCTTAGAGAATGAATTTAATTCCTGGATAAGTCAAGTCATTCTGAACCAAATCTAGTGAATTGAAGCAGGTGAGGAAGCTGGATAACagtgtgtatataaaatttttagcAAAAGTATAACCTTTCCACATCACTGTACTGGAGAAACAATTAATTAGAAGACTAACAATGGGTAAGCATCCTACTTTTACACATGCTGGGTAATGCTTATAAAAAATCTGAAGTATCAGGTTGAGGCTGTCCAAAGCAAAGACAAACAAAGCCATAAACATATCTTGTTTAAAAGAACCAAAACAAACAGGCTTCTTCTTAGATATATACCTCTTTCTTCTAAGaattaaatctaaattaatacaataaaaaaaattaggtgTTGAAAAGTTAGTGCAGGACAACACTCCTGTCTCTATGTCCAATGAGACTATTATTCAATAAAACCTCAATTAACAAAGGCAATACATGCCAATCACACTTAACGAAAATGTTGTGTCAAGATACTTTGCAGAGATAGAAATTAGTTCACTATAAGAGAGGGAAATGGGAATACCATAGGAGGTATTGTCAaatgttttacacacacacacacacacacacacacacacacacacacacacacacactgtatctAAGTGGAATTGGATTTATCTGTTGCCTATGTAAAAAATCCCTTCCAAGGCCAAATATAGTGTCTAATGTTTAGAGAGTACTGTACTTAGATACTTGTTTTATCTCTGGGGATATTTTagtgaaataataaaagcaaaaagttaAGGCCTGACTTGGAACAACTGAGAGCTAAGTGTAAGCATTCCCACTTGACCCCACTTTTCCAATTCTGCCTTCTGCCGCATTCCTAATAGAGAATGGTACATGCATGGTCACAAATAATACCACTCTGATGGTAAACGTTGCCCTTGCAGACATTGCCCCTATAATCTTCCTTAGGCTTCTTGTGGATTAGAGTAAAAAAGGCCTTTGTACGCACATCCAAATACATTGTTAAACAAATCTTATAAAGAAGTAAGTTGAAACAAGGCTTGCTTTCAGAACATTGTGAAGTATTTTGTCATACCATTAGACTCCGTGAAGTAAGAACTTACCAGAGCCACCGCCTGCCTCCTTGTTTGAGATGGCACTTGCAGATGGGAGCAGCTGATGCACCTGTGCCTGCTGGTCGGAACGGCTGCTGCCATTTGGGATGTTTTTGTTCCACATGTTcacatttttgtagttgtattTGCTTGGATCTCCCCAAGCTGAAGTTCCATCATCAATCTCCATTTTGCGACGTATAGATTCTGGGGATGGTTCCTCCCAGCCTGTGGGTTCTTCTTCCTTTGTTGGGGCTGGTATAGGTCCCCCCAGCCAGCCTGTACCAGGAGGTTTGCCTGTAACTGGTGGGATTCCCCAAGATCCAACAATGTCTTGTTGCTTATTCCAGTCTGGAGAACTGACTGGCTTTGACGAAGAATCTCCCCAACCTAGAGACTGATTAGACTTTGGAGGGTCTCCCCATCCCTGGGAAGGATTAGGTTTAGAAGATTCATCCCATCCTGATGAATTATTTGGATTTATGTTATTTCCCCAAGTAAAAGAACTAGTTTTACCAAGTTCATTCCAACCAGAAACAGATCTGTCACTGTCACTACCTCCTGAGCTGGATTTCTTATTGGCTTCACCCCAATGGTTACTCCGTGAAGTTTCTCCCCAGTTATCACTGGCAGAAGCAGACCAGCCTGGGTTTGATTTTTGCCCGTCACCCCATCCCTGTTTGCTCTTTTGCGAATCATTCCATGCCGACTTCTCTTCTTTGCAACTCCCCCACTGATTGCTCTTGATCATTCCTGTAGCAGCAGAATCATCTTCCCACCCCCCCTGGCAGTTTGAGCCTTTGGAATCTCCCCACCTCAGAGTAGGTTTGGGATCACCCCACCCCGATACAGATGAGGTATCATTACTGTTAGGGCTAGTCTTATCTATACATGCCCCTGAGTTAAAAGTCTGTGTTGCAGAGCTTCCCCAGGCCTCTGTCCCATTGTCAGTCTTTCTCTCCCCTCTAGGTGATGTTTCTGTATCCCAGGCAGTATTCTGCTTAATAGGAGTCTGTCCCCAACCAGAGTTAGATAGGACACGTGGATCTAAGTCAGTTCTGTTTACAATGCTTTGGAGTAACGTGTGCTGATcaatttttcttctgtctctacTCTGACCTTCCCCAGTTCCTTTTTCCTCAAGGCATCCAGTGCTTTCTGTACTACCATCACTCTCCACTGTACCTCCTGTTTTGGCCCACACACTGTTTTGCTCATTTGTCTGAGATGCGGCAGAACCCTGATCCTCTTCCTCAGTAGATTTCCATCCATTTGTAAACTTCTTACCATTGCCATTTGCACTGTCATTGGAATGCTGATTGCTAGGCAGTTTGTTCCACTCAATGCTGGGTAGATTAGTGCCAGTGTTTTGTGCAGGGGCTCCCCATCCTCTTCGACTTCCTCCAGAATTCGCACCATTTCCACTTCCCCATGATGTACTCTGGGAATTTGCTACCCCAGACTCCCACACACCTCCTCCTTTGTTTGTATTAACTTGAAAGTTAGTGCCCAAAGGCCCATTTACACCAGGCTGCATTAGAGTTGCATTCACAGTGTCACCATTAGCTTGGCCGTTAGGGCCTGAACATTTGTCTCCAGAGTAATTAGAACCATAGGCACCCCATGTAGTACCATAAGAGCCTCCACTTTTTGACTCTCCATTGCTAAGATGAGAAAGGGAGGTGCCATTCATAACTGATGGAGCCTGTATCTGAGGATGATTCATTGTGCTCACACGCCAGGCCCCTGAATTACTACTAGGCAGTTCGTTATTCTGTATTGAACCAGAGTTTGGTAAACTAGAGGTCATAAAGTTAGTAGTGTTATTTGGTCCAGTCATTTCAGTGGTAATATTCTGAGGTTGACCACTGAATGAAACCTTCTGTGTACCACTTACTTCAGATTCACAAGTTTCCTGAAGGCTTCCCCAGGTACCATGGGTAGAAGAACCACTTGCTTTAGAGTTAATACTCTGATTGTTAGGCATCTGGCCTATGGTACTGCACTGAATATTGATGCCAGAACTACCACTCCCTACAGGCCCTTTTAGGGTGAGTCCATTGTTCTCTAATACTGGCCAGGCACCATGGTTGCTAGCTGAATTCAAAGTGCTTGGATTTAACCCTCCATTTGATGAAGAACTTACAGTGCCCCAAGCATTCGTTCTATTGTTGCTACTTTCTGACTTGCTTTCAGGAGCATCCGCAGAGACCTGACATGTGCTTATTATGGCTCCATGGGAAAAAGCCCATGGCCCAGTACTACTTCCATGGCCCACATTATTGCTGCTACTACCAACCACAAACTTGTTTTGGGAACCAAGTCCAGTGCTACTCCGAAGGCCATCTTTTTCACCACCTGTGCTCCCTGAAGCCATGATAGTGATGTTTTTCTCTGATTCAGAACTGGAGGCAGAATCAGCATCCATACATTCTGAAGCCAACTCTGGATCACTGCCAGGGACTGAGGGCCATGCTTCTTTTTCAGACAAATTGTTTACAATAGCATTCTTACAGTTTGTGCTAGAGTCAGTCGTAGAAGATGCAGGTCCCCGCTGGGAATTTTCATAATGGGACCCTGAAGTATTGTGGTTTATATCTAGAACAAAGGAGAACAACTATTTATAAAGTGTTAGCCATTTTCGAAATGACAATAATCTAAGAAAAACAgtgaatatattataaatatatgtggcTCCTCAACTCTATCAGCTCTAACAGCGTATGACACTTGGCAGTATGGTTACAAGGGCACTGGTTTTCTTCCAGCCACCAACTTTCAATATCCAGTCATTCCACACAGGCAGGGAATTCTGCTGCTTTGTTCACGGAGGTTATCCTAAGACTCTAgagcagtgcctggaacataacagcccctaaataaatatttgctgaatgaaaaagTTAACATATCAGCAAGTAAAAGAATTTTGGAATCAGAAGGCAACTGGGTGGTAGTGACATATTAGGATAATGGGACAACCCAGTTCAAGGGCTTGACTTGGGAGAGAAGAGGCTAGGTTGTAGCGGGTAAGGATAAGTAAATAGCCCAAACTTGATGAAAAGTATCAAGAATCTGTTTGCATCCTGTTTCCTAGAACAGCTTTTCCACAACTGTTTTGGGTATTATAACAAGTTTATAAGAATTCCAAAGCCTTTTCCATTCTATTTCCATTTCACTAGTGTCCATGTTCAACCTGAAATATGGCacacaagtaagaatacttttaGTTCAACTccccttaatatttttatttaccttcaCAGCCATGTTtattaaaagaaacaacagaaaaataatggtTAATTGATatgttaaaaatcacaaaattacGATCAAAAAAATCAACTGCTTACATTGACGGCCACTGATGACCAGTCATATAATCCTACAATCTTAGACTTGCTATATATTATTATCTAGTTATTTCAACACAAGCAGGGAGGGCAGTTTTAGGGCTTCTGCTAGTTCCCCAGATTCTTCACTGTCATTCGATTTAAGGATCTGATAGATAGACATTCCCCAGAGATACTAACATGCATAACATGTTTGCATTTAGACTGTCTtgggagcaggggtggggtggggtgtggggggggtGCTTATACTGTAGTTCTCTACTAGAGTAGGAACCAGAATCACATGCAGTACTTTCAAATACACATGCTCAAGTCATGGCCCAGACCTAATGAACCAACCTCCAGGGGCTGTATGCCTAGGAAATAAATGTAAGTCACTATCAGGGTTATTTGCTAATATGGAAAATCAGATTCAACTTGCATCACTTTCTTTCAAAGCACAATTGTTAAGAATCAAAGGTTTATGAGCTGGAAAGAATGGCAGCAAGAGGGACTAGAGAGAGACCAGACATGTATATACAATTCACCAAATATATAAAGTTCCATAAGTGGCTCTGATTTCTGTTCCTTGTTTAAGAATCATTTCTTTAAACCAGCAAATAAAGTTTGTCCTCTTCCAGTGCCCAAGAGGAGGATTTCTCATGAAATAAAGGATATCACAAAGTCAGTCTCACTGGGTAAAAACAAATCAACACAACAGCACCATCAGCAATGTCAACTAATGTTCAGCATTCAGCCACACATATCATGAGCTTTATACATGTTTTTATCACTGAGTCTTTGGAACAACCCTGGAACACAGGTATTACcttcactttgcagatgaggaaatcaaggttCAGAGGTTAACTTGTAGAAAATCAAGTGAAAAAGGAAGGATTCATCACGATCCTTGATAAAGCAACATGGCTAAGAACATGGCTGGGACTCTAGAGACACCTAAATTCAAGTCTAGACTCAATGTAGTTAACAGTATGACTAAATCTGCAAAACGAGGAAACAGACAGTACTCCTTAACCTGGTTGTTTTGTTAACCGTACTctcatatataaaacatttagctCAGTGCTGGCTGCAAATAAGTGCTCCATAAGAGGCGATTTTATGTAGAGATTAAAAGTACAGACTCTAGAGCCAGACTGCTTAGGTTTAAGAGACactctaccatttactagctaAGTGACCACAGGAAAGATCCTCAAtctttgtgccttagtttcctcatcaataatgTAGGAACAATATTACCAATCTCATAcaattgctgtgaagattaaatgattagtaatttttttggcactggctggTACACAGATCtgaataaatgattaataatTAAAAGTGCTTTGAATCATATCTAGTCCAGATAAGGTGTTAATAAAGGAGGGACACTATCACCATTAATGCATGCTAatgattattgttattgttcAGTGCTATCTACAAAGCACAAGTTTTTCTCTCCACCATGTCTCCACCATGAAGAACAAAATGAGTAATCATGTAACCACCTACTTAAAAATCTCTACCTATCTCAAACAGAATGTTAACTACTAGATGTACATACCCACAGACACCTCCTACCAAAAGGGGAAAAGTTTTGCTTCTTTGCTGATCTTCTTCATC comes from Cynocephalus volans isolate mCynVol1 chromosome 6, mCynVol1.pri, whole genome shotgun sequence and encodes:
- the TNRC6A gene encoding trinucleotide repeat-containing gene 6A protein isoform X3, with amino-acid sequence MRELEAKATKDVERNLSRDLVQEEEHLMEEKKKKKDDKKKKEAAQKKATEQKIKVPEQIKPSVSQPQPANSNNGTSTATSTNNNAKRATANNQQQQQPQQPQQQQPPQQPQQPQQQQQQQPPQQPQALPRYPREVPPRFRHQEHKQLLKRGQHFPVIAANLGSAVKVLNSQSESSALTNQQPQNNGEVQNSKNQSDINHNTSGSHYENSQRGPASSTTDSSTNCKNAIVNNLSEKEAWPSVPGSDPELASECMDADSASSSESEKNITIMASGSTGGEKDGLRSSTGLGSQNKFVVGSSSNNVGHGSSTGPWAFSHGAIISTCQVSADAPESKSESSNNRTNAWGTVSSSSNGGLNPSTLNSASNHGAWPVLENNGLTLKGPVGSGSSGINIQCSTIGQMPNNQSINSKASGSSTHGTWGSLQETCESEVSGTQKVSFSGQPQNITTEMTGPNNTTNFMTSSLPNSGSIQNNELPSSNSGAWRVSTMNHPQIQAPSVMNGTSLSHLSNGESKSGGSYGTTWGAYGSNYSGDKCSGPNGQANGDTVNATLMQPGVNGPLGTNFQVNTNKGGGVWESGVANSQSTSWGSGNGANSGGSRRGWGAPAQNTGTNLPSIEWNKLPSNQHSNDSANGNGKKFTNGWKSTEEEDQGSAASQTNEQNSVWAKTGGTVESDGSTESTGCLEEKGTGEGQSRDRRKIDQHTLLQSIVNRTDLDPRVLSNSGWGQTPIKQNTAWDTETSPRGERKTDNGTEAWGSSATQTFNSGACIDKTSPNSNDTSSVSGWGDPKPTLRWGDSKGSNCQGGWEDDSAATGMIKSNQWGSCKEEKSAWNDSQKSKQGWGDGQKSNPGWSASASDNWGETSRSNHWGEANKKSSSGGSDSDRSVSGWNELGKTSSFTWGNNINPNNSSGWDESSKPNPSQGWGDPPKSNQSLGWGDSSSKPVSSPDWNKQQDIVGSWGIPPVTGKPPGTGWLGGPIPAPTKEEEPTGWEEPSPESIRRKMEIDDGTSAWGDPSKYNYKNVNMWNKNIPNGSSRSDQQAQVHQLLPSASAISNKEAGGGSGWGEPWGEPSTPATTVDNGTSAWGKPIDSGPSWGEPIAAASNTSTWGSSSVGPQALSKSGPKSMQDGWCGDDMPLPGNRPTGWEEEEDVEIGMWNSNSSQELNSSLNWPPYTKKMSSKGLSGKKRRRERGMMKGGNKQEEAWINPFVKQFSNISFSRDSPEENVQSNKMDLSGGMLQDKRMEIDKHSLNIGDYNRAVGKGPGSRPQISKESSMERSPYFDKNGNPSMFGVGNTAAQPRGMQQPPAQPLSSSQPNLRAQVPPPLLSPQVAMLNQLSQLNQLSQISQLQRLLAQQQRAQSQRSVPSGNRQQQDQQGRPLSVQQQMMQQSRQLDPNLLVKQQTPPSQQQPLHQPAMKSFLDNVIPHTTPELQKGPSPINAFSNFPIGLNSNLNVNMDMNSIKEPQSRLRKWTTVDSISVNTSLDQNSSKHGAISSGFRLEESPFVPYDFMNSSTSPASPPGSIGDGWPRAKSPNGSSSVNWPPEFRPGEPWKGYPNIDPETDPYVTPGSVINNLSINTVREVDHLRDRNSGSSSSLNTTLPSTSAWSSIRASNYSVPLSSTAQSTSARNSDSKLTWSPGSVTNTSLAHELWKVPLPPKNITAPSRPPPGLTGQKPPLSTWDNSPLRVGGGWGNSDARYTPGSSWGESSSGRITNWLVLKNLTPQIDGSTLRTLCMQHGPLITFHLNLPHGNALVRYSSKEEVVKAQKSLHMCVLGNTTILAEFASEEEISRFFAQSQSLAPSPGWQSLGSSQSRLGSLDCSHSFSSRTDLNHWNGAGLSGTNCGDLHGTSLWGTPHYSTSLWGPPSSSDPRGISSPSPINAFLSVDHLGGGGESM
- the TNRC6A gene encoding trinucleotide repeat-containing gene 6A protein isoform X5, with the protein product MRELEAKATKDVERNLSRDLVQEEEHLMEEKKKKKDDKKKKEAAQKKATEQKIKDINHNTSGSHYENSQRGPASSTTDSSTNCKNAIVNNLSEKEAWPSVPGSDPELASECMDADSASSSESEKNITIMASGSTGGEKDGLRSSTGLGSQNKFVVGSSSNNVGHGSSTGPWAFSHGAIISTCQVSADAPESKSESSNNRTNAWGTVSSSSNGGLNPSTLNSASNHGAWPVLENNGLTLKGPVGSGSSGINIQCSTIGQMPNNQSINSKASGSSTHGTWGSLQETCESEVSGTQKVSFSGQPQNITTEMTGPNNTTNFMTSSLPNSGSIQNNELPSSNSGAWRVSTMNHPQIQAPSVMNGTSLSHLSNGESKSGGSYGTTWGAYGSNYSGDKCSGPNGQANGDTVNATLMQPGVNGPLGTNFQVNTNKGGGVWESGVANSQSTSWGSGNGANSGGSRRGWGAPAQNTGTNLPSIEWNKLPSNQHSNDSANGNGKKFTNGWKSTEEEDQGSAASQTNEQNSVWAKTGGTVESDGSTESTGCLEEKGTGEGQSRDRRKIDQHTLLQSIVNRTDLDPRVLSNSGWGQTPIKQNTAWDTETSPRGERKTDNGTEAWGSSATQTFNSGACIDKTSPNSNDTSSVSGWGDPKPTLRWGDSKGSNCQGGWEDDSAATGMIKSNQWGSCKEEKSAWNDSQKSKQGWGDGQKSNPGWSASASDNWGETSRSNHWGEANKKSSSGGSDSDRSVSGWNELGKTSSFTWGNNINPNNSSGWDESSKPNPSQGWGDPPKSNQSLGWGDSSSKPVSSPDWNKQQDIVGSWGIPPVTGKPPGTGWLGGPIPAPTKEEEPTGWEEPSPESIRRKMEIDDGTSAWGDPSKYNYKNVNMWNKNIPNGSSRSDQQAQVHQLLPSASAISNKEAGGGSGWGEPWGEPSTPATTVDNGTSAWGKPIDSGPSWGEPIAAASNTSTWGSSSVGPQALSKSGPKSMQDGWCGDDMPLPGNRPTGWEEEEDVEIGMWNSNSSQELNSSLNWPPYTKKMSSKGLSGKKRRRERGMMKGGNKQEEAWINPFVKQFSNISFSRDSPEENVQSNKMDLSGGMLQDKRMEIDKHSLNIGDYNRAVGKGPGSRPQISKESSMERSPYFDKNGNPSMFGVGNTAAQPRGMQQPPAQPLSSSQPNLRAQVPPPLLSPQVPVSLLKYAPNNGGLNPLFGPQQVAMLNQLSQLNQLSQISQLQRLLAQQQRAQSQRSVPSGNRQQQDQQGRPLSVQQQMMQQSRQLDPNLLVKQQTPPSQQQPLHQPAMKSFLDNVIPHTTPELQKGPSPINAFSNFPIGLNSNLNVNMDMNSIKEPQSRLRKWTTVDSISVNTSLDQNSSKHGAISSGFRLEESPFVPYDFMNSSTSPASPPGSIGDGWPRAKSPNGSSSVNWPPEFRPGEPWKGYPNIDPETDPYVTPGSVINNLSINTVREVDHLRDRNSGSSSSLNTTLPSTSAWSSIRASNYSVPLSSTAQSTSARNSDSKLTWSPGSVTNTSLAHELWKVPLPPKNITAPSRPPPGLTGQKPPLSTWDNSPLRVGGGWGNSDARYTPGSSWGESSSGRITNWLVLKNLTPQIDGSTLRTLCMQHGPLITFHLNLPHGNALVRYSSKEEVVKAQKSLHMCVLGNTTILAEFASEEEISRFFAQSQSLAPSPGWQSLGSSQSRLGSLDCSHSFSSRTDLNHWNGAGLSGTNCGDLHGTSLWGTPHYSTSLWGPPSSSDPRGISSPSPINAFLSVDHLGGGGESM